One window from the genome of Lysobacter helvus encodes:
- the nagZ gene encoding beta-N-acetylhexosaminidase: protein MLVIGVAGTELNAQERDWLQHDACAGVILFARNFASRQQVAELSQAIREAAPRPQLVCVDQEGGRVQRFRDGYSALPALEGFGKLYGSNPDRAIELAKEHAWLMASEVRASGVDLSFAPVVDLGRGNRAIGDRAFSHDPQIVAEFTRAYVAGMHAADMAATLKHFPGHGSVLEDTHFDDAVDPRPFGEIELLDLVPFVAGIDAGADAVMMAHVVYPQVAPEPAGYSPVWIQDILRKQMGFRGVVFSDDIGMAAAFSAGGVKARIDAHLDAGCDVVLVCHPDLVTESLAAVEGRTLNTMALAGLIGRGPLAWDGLLADARYQESHARFGGDLA from the coding sequence ATGCTCGTGATCGGCGTCGCCGGCACCGAACTCAACGCACAGGAACGCGACTGGCTGCAGCACGATGCGTGCGCCGGCGTGATCCTGTTCGCCCGCAACTTCGCCTCGCGCCAGCAGGTCGCCGAACTCTCGCAGGCCATCCGCGAAGCCGCGCCGCGCCCGCAGCTGGTGTGCGTGGACCAGGAAGGCGGCCGCGTGCAGCGCTTCCGCGACGGGTACAGCGCGCTGCCCGCGCTGGAAGGCTTCGGCAAGCTCTACGGCAGCAACCCCGACCGTGCGATCGAACTGGCGAAGGAACATGCCTGGCTCATGGCGAGCGAAGTGCGCGCCAGCGGCGTGGACCTCAGCTTCGCGCCCGTCGTGGACCTGGGCCGCGGCAACCGCGCGATCGGCGACCGCGCGTTCTCGCACGATCCGCAGATCGTCGCCGAGTTCACGCGCGCCTATGTCGCCGGCATGCACGCCGCCGACATGGCGGCCACGCTCAAGCATTTCCCCGGCCACGGTTCGGTGCTCGAAGACACGCACTTCGACGATGCGGTGGATCCGCGTCCGTTCGGCGAAATCGAACTGCTCGACCTCGTGCCGTTCGTGGCCGGCATCGATGCCGGCGCCGACGCGGTGATGATGGCGCACGTGGTGTATCCGCAGGTCGCGCCGGAACCGGCCGGGTATTCGCCGGTGTGGATCCAGGACATCCTGCGCAAGCAGATGGGCTTCCGCGGGGTCGTGTTCTCCGACGACATCGGCATGGCCGCGGCGTTCTCCGCCGGCGGCGTCAAGGCGCGCATCGATGCGCACCTGGATGCAGGCTGCGATGTGGTGCTCGTCTGCCATCCGGACCTGGTGACCGAATCGCTCGCCGCGGTGGAAGGCCGCACGCTCAACACGATGGCGCTCGCCGGCCTGATCGGTCGCGGTCCGCTCGCGTGGGACGGCCTGCTCGCCGACGCGCGCTACCAGGAATCGCACGCACGCTTCGGGGGCGACCTCGCATGA
- a CDS encoding hypoxanthine-guanine phosphoribosyltransferase yields the protein MKLPHDLPEALATADVIHDRQVIEQAIARMAARIRNDFAGSVPVYLTVMHGGLPFAGQLALEIGALGLDLEFDYLHATRYRGATSGGALHWKHRPATPLRGRRVLLVDDIVDEGHTLAEVRAWCRQQGASDVRIAALAVKQHDRCVAGLHADYAGLVVPDRYVFGYGMDFKEQGRNLPAIYALKE from the coding sequence ATGAAGCTGCCGCACGATCTGCCTGAAGCGCTCGCCACCGCCGACGTCATCCACGACCGGCAGGTCATCGAACAGGCGATCGCGCGGATGGCCGCGCGCATCCGCAACGACTTCGCCGGCAGCGTGCCCGTGTACCTCACGGTGATGCACGGCGGCCTGCCGTTCGCCGGCCAGCTCGCGCTGGAGATCGGCGCGCTGGGGCTCGACCTGGAATTCGATTACCTGCATGCAACGCGCTATCGCGGCGCCACGTCGGGCGGCGCGCTGCACTGGAAGCATCGTCCGGCCACGCCGCTGCGCGGCCGTCGCGTGTTGCTGGTCGACGACATCGTCGACGAAGGCCACACGCTGGCCGAAGTGCGCGCGTGGTGCCGGCAGCAGGGCGCGAGCGACGTCCGCATCGCCGCGCTCGCCGTCAAGCAGCACGACCGCTGCGTGGCCGGCCTGCACGCCGACTACGCCGGCCTCGTGGTGCCGGACCGCTACGTGTTCGGCTACGGCATGGACTTCAAGGAACAGGGCCGCAACCTGCCGGCCATCTACGCGCTGAAGGAGTGA